A genome region from Pseudanabaena sp. Chao 1811 includes the following:
- a CDS encoding DUF6679 family protein — translation MLHRKIYQLCEAKSDVWIYLRDQGRWLERARILDIEGDVVTIRYETEDEDEVCSWEEMVRLESIGAVTQRLSSVTKTGMSSSDLLVSDDCPEAEQIRPRLDPDK, via the coding sequence ATGCTACATCGCAAAATATATCAACTTTGTGAAGCCAAGAGCGATGTTTGGATTTACCTGAGGGATCAGGGACGTTGGCTAGAAAGAGCCAGAATACTAGATATTGAAGGAGACGTAGTAACAATTCGTTACGAGACTGAAGACGAAGATGAAGTTTGCTCTTGGGAAGAAATGGTCAGATTAGAGAGTATTGGTGCGGTAACGCAAAGACTATCGTCGGTCACAAAAACAGGGATGTCATCCAGCGATTTATTGGTGTCCGATGATTGTCCTGAAGCTGAACAAATCCGACCCCGCCTCGATCCTGACAAATAA
- the dnaK gene encoding molecular chaperone DnaK — MAKVVGIDLGTTNSVVAVMEGGKPTVIANAEGFRTTPSVVAYAKNGDRLVGQIAKRQAVMNTENTFYSVKRFIGRRYDEVSGESKQVAYKVMKVGENVKIDAPAASKQFAPEEISAQVLRKLVDDASKYLGETVTQAVITVPAYFNDSQRQATKDAGKIAGVEVLRIINEPTAAALAYGLDSKTNETILVFDLGGGTFDVSILEVGDGVFEVMSTSGDTHLGGDDFDKKIVDFLANQFQSAEGIDLRKDKQALQRLTEAAEKAKIELSSVTQTEINLPFITATQDGPKHLDTTLTRAKFEELCSDLIDRCRIPVEQAIRDAKIDKSKIDEVVLVGGSTRIPAVQEVVKKILGKDPNQSVNPDEVVAIGAAVQAGVLAGEVKDILLLDVTPLSLGVETLGGVMTKIIPRNTTVPTKKSEVFSTAVDGQSNVEIHVLQGEREMANDNKSLGTFRLDGIPPAPRGVPQIEVTFDIDANGLLSVTAKDKGTGKVQTISISGASTLPKDEVERMVNEAERNSAADKEKRDRIEAKNQADSLAYQAEKQIKDLGDKVPEADKTKIEGLVKTLRESIAKDDHEAITAQAEELKQALYALSSSVYQQGGAEAPTGAAPEDGTRDAASGDDNVIDADFTESK; from the coding sequence ATGGCTAAAGTAGTTGGAATCGACTTAGGTACGACAAACTCAGTCGTCGCCGTCATGGAAGGGGGCAAGCCAACGGTGATTGCAAACGCCGAAGGCTTCCGTACCACACCATCGGTAGTTGCTTACGCAAAGAATGGCGATCGCTTGGTTGGACAAATTGCTAAGCGTCAAGCCGTCATGAACACTGAAAACACATTTTATTCAGTAAAGCGCTTTATCGGCAGACGTTATGACGAAGTTAGCGGCGAATCCAAGCAAGTCGCTTACAAAGTAATGAAGGTGGGCGAAAACGTCAAAATTGACGCACCTGCTGCTAGCAAACAATTTGCACCAGAAGAAATTTCTGCTCAAGTACTCCGCAAACTAGTTGACGATGCTAGCAAATATTTAGGCGAAACCGTCACCCAAGCAGTTATCACCGTTCCTGCATATTTCAACGACTCTCAGCGTCAAGCCACTAAGGATGCTGGCAAGATCGCAGGTGTTGAAGTTCTCCGTATTATTAACGAGCCAACCGCCGCAGCATTGGCTTACGGTCTAGATAGCAAAACTAACGAAACCATCCTCGTATTTGACCTTGGTGGCGGTACTTTCGACGTATCGATCCTCGAAGTGGGCGACGGTGTATTTGAAGTAATGTCTACCAGTGGCGACACTCACCTCGGTGGTGACGACTTCGATAAGAAGATCGTAGACTTCCTCGCCAATCAGTTCCAGTCTGCCGAAGGCATCGACCTCCGCAAGGACAAGCAAGCTTTACAACGTTTGACCGAAGCTGCGGAAAAGGCAAAGATTGAGCTATCTAGCGTTACTCAAACTGAAATCAACTTGCCTTTCATCACCGCAACTCAAGATGGTCCTAAGCACTTAGATACCACCTTGACCCGTGCTAAGTTTGAAGAGCTTTGCTCTGATCTAATCGATCGCTGCCGCATTCCCGTTGAACAAGCGATCCGTGATGCCAAGATCGACAAGTCGAAGATCGATGAAGTGGTTCTCGTTGGTGGTTCAACCCGTATTCCTGCGGTTCAAGAAGTTGTTAAGAAGATTCTTGGCAAAGACCCCAACCAAAGCGTTAACCCCGATGAAGTTGTGGCGATCGGTGCAGCAGTTCAAGCAGGTGTACTTGCTGGTGAAGTTAAGGACATTCTCTTGCTCGACGTTACTCCTCTCTCCCTCGGTGTTGAAACCTTGGGCGGCGTAATGACCAAGATTATTCCTAGAAACACCACTGTTCCTACTAAGAAGTCTGAAGTCTTCTCCACTGCGGTTGATGGACAAAGCAATGTGGAAATTCACGTTCTCCAAGGTGAGCGTGAAATGGCTAACGACAACAAGAGTCTCGGAACCTTCCGTCTTGATGGTATTCCTCCTGCTCCTCGTGGCGTACCTCAAATCGAAGTTACCTTCGACATCGATGCTAACGGTTTGCTCTCTGTAACTGCGAAGGACAAGGGAACTGGAAAAGTCCAAACCATCTCCATCTCTGGTGCTTCCACCTTGCCTAAGGATGAAGTGGAACGCATGGTTAACGAAGCAGAACGTAACTCTGCTGCTGATAAAGAGAAGCGCGATCGCATTGAAGCGAAGAACCAAGCTGACTCCCTTGCCTACCAAGCTGAGAAGCAAATCAAGGATCTCGGCGACAAGGTTCCTGAAGCTGACAAGACTAAGATCGAAGGTTTGGTCAAGACTCTCCGTGAATCCATTGCTAAGGATGACCACGAGGCAATCACTGCTCAAGCTGAAGAGTTGAAGCAAGCGCTCTATGCTCTTAGCTCCTCTGTCTATCAACAAGGTGGCGCGGAAGCTCCAACTGGTGCGGCTCCTGAAGATGGAACCCGTGATGCGGCAAGTGGCGATGACAATGTAATCGATGCTGACTTTACTGAATCTAAGTAG
- a CDS encoding J domain-containing protein yields the protein MARTSDRTTNTQQVNHYKTLRISYNANPAEVKSAYRGLVKEFHPDCNHHLDNHDDIASINLAYEVLSNPQARAHYDRSLGIKHSPSSSSQGVKRSPTKRETHLNEDQKIDRWCKQVYEPILDLLEGILDSLDEQIDALADDPYDDGLMEDFEDYIDECRGSYAKAQIFFRAVPNPASAAGIASYLYHCLNAISDGIEELNYFTLNFDDHHLHTGQELWRRAEEMRYYAQRAMQNLQTN from the coding sequence ATGGCTAGGACAAGCGATCGCACCACAAATACCCAACAGGTAAATCACTACAAAACTCTGCGAATTAGCTATAACGCGAATCCTGCTGAGGTCAAGAGTGCTTATCGTGGACTAGTCAAAGAATTTCACCCCGATTGCAATCACCATCTGGACAATCATGATGATATTGCCTCGATCAATCTCGCCTACGAAGTCCTCAGCAACCCTCAAGCCCGTGCTCATTACGATCGTAGTTTAGGGATTAAGCATAGTCCGAGTAGTAGTTCTCAAGGAGTTAAGCGATCGCCTACCAAGCGCGAAACCCATCTCAACGAAGATCAAAAAATTGATCGCTGGTGTAAACAGGTCTATGAACCAATTCTTGATCTTCTAGAAGGGATTCTCGATAGTCTTGATGAACAGATTGATGCGCTTGCCGATGATCCCTATGATGATGGACTGATGGAAGACTTTGAGGACTACATCGATGAATGTCGTGGTTCCTATGCTAAGGCACAGATTTTCTTTAGGGCAGTTCCCAATCCTGCCTCCGCCGCAGGCATCGCTAGCTATCTTTATCACTGCCTTAATGCCATTAGTGATGGCATTGAAGAGTTAAATTATTTCACCTTAAATTTTGACGATCACCATTTGCATACAGGTCAGGAGCTATGGCGCAGGGCTGAAGAGATGCGCTACTACGCCCAAAGGGCAATGCAAAATTTGCAAACTAACTAA
- a CDS encoding Rqc2 family fibronectin-binding protein: MQPADLTTLVALTHELNTACVPARLEQVHQSDRHTIHLQLRTLEKKQWLLLSWHPQAARLHLSAPPPRQPDTFTFSQQILHQVAGFALVSVHLTSPWERVVDLQFAKRPDDVVQWHLYLEVMGKYSNAILVNADREIVTAAHQVNSKQSRVRPIQTGDRYELPPALLEAIPSLNESFDAWRDRLILIPKEIKRNLLSNYRGVSSSLVRSLLAIADIHGDKNVVDLTLAEWESLYRAWQIWLTCIDKKQFYPRLEGKGYALTPSPSPKGGEGDKTLTPSPSPAGEGNNILTPLLPRGEKGLGDEGNALSVNDFCDRYYSQQTEQVAFQQLHQQISQAIQNQLGKLSLKEAEFLERLQLSTQADDFKDKADLLMAHLHLWEIGMKEISLPDFHSSELITIPLDPTQNAAQNAQSFYKKHQKQKRAALAIAPLLESVQQEIAYLEQVATAVSLLEQNELSALQEIRAELAQQGYLKVTAEYVARAKGNSKNNKGSKNKSNKGKQDEIPDCHRFTTPNGFEVWVGRNNYQNDLISFRIAGEYDLWLHAQEISGSHVLLRLPAGAIADDQDLQVAADYAAYYSRARQSDQVPVVCTNPKYVFKPKGSKPGMVVYTHEKIIWGQPRSLRIETA, from the coding sequence ATGCAACCTGCTGACCTGACAACACTTGTGGCTTTGACCCATGAGCTAAATACAGCTTGTGTGCCTGCGAGGTTAGAGCAGGTGCATCAAAGCGATCGCCATACGATCCATTTACAATTACGAACTTTAGAAAAGAAACAGTGGCTATTGCTGTCATGGCATCCACAGGCAGCGAGACTTCACCTTAGTGCGCCACCACCAAGACAGCCTGATACTTTCACCTTTAGCCAACAGATTTTGCATCAAGTTGCAGGATTTGCCCTTGTCTCTGTGCATCTAACTAGCCCTTGGGAGCGGGTAGTTGATCTGCAATTTGCTAAACGTCCCGATGATGTGGTGCAGTGGCATCTCTATCTAGAAGTGATGGGCAAATATAGCAACGCGATTTTGGTGAATGCCGATCGCGAAATTGTTACGGCTGCCCACCAAGTAAATAGTAAACAGTCGCGAGTCCGTCCGATCCAAACAGGCGATCGCTATGAGTTACCACCTGCCCTCCTCGAAGCAATCCCTAGCTTAAATGAATCCTTTGACGCATGGCGCGATCGCCTCATTTTGATTCCCAAGGAAATTAAGCGCAATTTACTGAGCAATTATCGAGGTGTGAGTTCGTCGCTAGTGCGATCGCTGTTGGCGATCGCGGATATTCATGGCGACAAGAACGTTGTAGATTTAACTCTCGCTGAATGGGAATCTCTCTATCGGGCTTGGCAAATTTGGCTGACCTGCATTGATAAAAAACAGTTCTATCCACGTTTAGAAGGGAAAGGATATGCCCTCACCCCTAGCCCCTCTCCCAAAGGGGGAGAGGGGGACAAGACCCTCACCCCTAGCCCCTCTCCCGCAGGAGAGGGGAATAATATTTTGACTCCCCTTCTCCCAAGGGGGGAGAAGGGGTTGGGGGATGAGGGTAATGCTTTATCAGTGAATGATTTTTGCGATCGCTATTATTCTCAACAAACGGAACAGGTTGCTTTTCAGCAGTTGCACCAACAGATTAGTCAAGCAATTCAGAATCAGTTAGGGAAGTTAAGTCTTAAGGAAGCGGAATTCCTCGAACGGCTGCAACTCTCGACTCAAGCCGATGATTTTAAAGACAAAGCTGATTTGTTAATGGCGCATTTGCACCTCTGGGAAATTGGGATGAAGGAGATTTCCCTTCCTGATTTCCATTCAAGTGAATTAATCACGATTCCCCTCGATCCCACTCAGAATGCGGCACAAAATGCTCAGTCCTTTTACAAAAAACATCAAAAGCAAAAACGAGCTGCCCTTGCGATCGCACCTTTACTAGAATCTGTGCAGCAGGAAATCGCCTATCTAGAGCAGGTTGCCACGGCTGTTAGTTTATTAGAACAGAATGAACTCTCGGCTTTACAGGAAATTCGTGCGGAACTAGCTCAACAAGGCTATCTGAAGGTGACTGCCGAATATGTGGCTCGTGCAAAAGGAAATTCTAAAAATAATAAGGGTAGCAAGAATAAAAGTAATAAAGGTAAGCAGGACGAAATTCCCGATTGTCACCGCTTTACAACTCCCAATGGCTTTGAAGTGTGGGTAGGTCGCAATAACTATCAAAATGATTTAATTTCCTTCCGCATTGCAGGAGAATATGACCTCTGGCTCCATGCTCAAGAAATCTCTGGTAGCCATGTGTTGCTACGTTTACCCGCAGGTGCGATCGCCGATGACCAAGATCTCCAAGTTGCTGCCGACTATGCTGCCTATTACAGTCGAGCGCGTCAAAGTGATCAAGTGCCTGTGGTCTGTACTAATCCCAAATATGTGTTCAAGCCCAAAGGTTCAAAACCGGGGATGGTGGTCTATACCCATGAAAAGATTATTTGGGGACAGCCACGCTCTTTAAGAATTGAAACAGCCTAA
- a CDS encoding VWA domain-containing protein translates to MQLKSVVQPFGEVNVYPQNNGEIDIVATILMVPDIEGARVGLALDGSASMKKMYGISGVVSSFFASAAITQNVVEPVTRVMVKYLANFAATGRVDLINWACGAAGELIEDLGSFGGEEIEQFPIKGPKIPWGTGTKLLPPLRYFINKYKDAPAIGVKQPAAICLIITDGIIEDLEEVKEYCFKYALEIADQTKPFIKLLLIGVGKEIDEKQLEDLDNMFEGSFIKDAAGRDIDLWDYQVADDIQILEQIFKEFVSAETIVTHYGRILNQAGTVCEEYSLGVPALMRFKLPAGSTSFTLEFSGGNVTQDITEALPKDLGSPLIPQTEQWHDVVDFG, encoded by the coding sequence ATGCAGTTAAAAAGTGTCGTTCAGCCCTTTGGTGAAGTCAATGTCTACCCACAAAACAATGGAGAAATTGACATTGTTGCAACTATTCTGATGGTTCCAGACATTGAAGGTGCAAGAGTTGGCTTAGCTCTGGATGGTTCTGCATCCATGAAAAAAATGTATGGCATCAGTGGTGTTGTCAGCAGCTTTTTTGCCAGTGCTGCCATTACGCAAAATGTCGTTGAGCCAGTGACAAGGGTGATGGTCAAGTACCTTGCTAATTTTGCCGCAACGGGTAGGGTTGACCTGATTAACTGGGCTTGTGGTGCTGCTGGTGAACTTATCGAAGATTTAGGCAGCTTTGGGGGCGAAGAGATTGAACAGTTTCCTATCAAGGGGCCGAAAATCCCTTGGGGTACAGGTACAAAACTATTACCACCTTTACGATATTTTATTAACAAATATAAAGATGCTCCTGCGATCGGGGTCAAGCAACCTGCGGCAATCTGCCTGATTATCACCGATGGCATTATTGAAGATCTTGAAGAGGTCAAAGAGTACTGCTTTAAATATGCTCTCGAAATTGCGGATCAAACAAAGCCATTTATTAAGCTATTACTGATTGGTGTAGGCAAAGAGATTGATGAGAAGCAATTAGAAGATCTCGATAATATGTTTGAAGGAAGCTTTATCAAAGATGCCGCAGGTCGTGACATTGATCTGTGGGATTATCAAGTTGCCGATGATATTCAGATTTTGGAACAGATTTTTAAAGAATTTGTGTCCGCGGAAACGATTGTCACTCACTATGGTCGGATTCTCAATCAAGCAGGTACAGTTTGTGAAGAGTATAGCCTCGGTGTTCCTGCTCTAATGCGTTTCAAGTTACCTGCGGGTTCCACTTCCTTTACTCTAGAGTTTTCTGGAGGTAATGTCACCCAAGATATTACTGAAGCTTTACCGAAAGATCTAGGATCTCCTCTCATTCCTCAAACTGAACAATGGCACGATGTTGTAGATTTCGGATAA
- a CDS encoding OmpA family protein produces the protein MLQENNSTTNELEREVNGEVITQLSHRAKSFQMPAHLVAAEFGEVNVLREESASNSELLECQVALTIAMEPQGRFAEGWRTGLALDASASMKRAYGRKVEARVDPELLTDYIKQGRLRSYIEDGEPTRKIQREAFAEIQERGYEINYTENILQPLVQDFTAYLAGSLDGTGKTSLIYWGCGKGDEIQVLGEFDADSCQELAITGPASFKLGKTTKLLPAIAYFVDQYREAQRGMYIFLTDGRIDDLEKVKLYTKELALEIAVGKRNYLKLILIGIGNDVDRYQLQELDDFDTGLDIDLWDYKIASEMHNLTQIFAEVVNENQIIAESASIYDDAGNCVKAYTKGLPAKVDFVMRDDSQWFELEVGNQRIRQSVVLGAVAIAPLVKKQLFDFEIKASESRNAALFEDGNDEESEDDQTSTSHPWWKWLAAVFIGAAFIGTVIAFGILIKRSDDTKLQNLSTSTVNKEAETNPSATNRVNSQPSNNVAKNNVSKSNLNSSNPTDDSSNNSNNKFQTLASKSDQQKSVADSSTTSSNKSQTSVSSNNQQLAKTFNDVQTTKVTSSVAPSPNELQLDKLDSSNKSASSPVSNFVKMAGELSEKNSLNNFLKLSSTNSINNSLKELNNSPSNLNNNLGKQPSDNPSNNAESNAASKSINDSSKNSISTNSSSNGNNTNSANSNTRNSDRSNSERNISPSLLPITNPDLELTIFFPSDEAQLMPPEETKIDNFWSKIQGRRGIIQVSGHTDKTGDYAYNLDLSQARANEVVRLLRDRGLDNNYKITFEALSWLQPSRKNNTAIDNAFNRRVVIQFKEQR, from the coding sequence ATGCTACAGGAAAATAATTCTACGACTAATGAATTAGAACGTGAAGTTAATGGCGAAGTAATCACTCAACTCAGTCATAGAGCAAAGAGTTTTCAAATGCCTGCACATCTAGTGGCAGCAGAATTCGGCGAAGTGAATGTTTTGAGAGAAGAATCGGCATCTAATTCAGAATTGTTGGAATGTCAGGTAGCATTGACGATCGCGATGGAGCCTCAGGGAAGATTTGCGGAAGGGTGGCGGACGGGCTTGGCTTTAGATGCGAGTGCGTCGATGAAACGCGCCTATGGACGCAAAGTAGAGGCACGGGTTGATCCTGAACTATTGACTGACTATATTAAACAGGGGCGCTTACGTTCTTATATAGAGGACGGAGAACCGACGCGGAAGATTCAGCGTGAAGCCTTTGCCGAAATCCAAGAACGTGGCTATGAGATTAACTATACAGAAAATATTTTGCAGCCCTTGGTACAGGATTTTACAGCCTATTTAGCAGGAAGTTTGGATGGGACTGGTAAGACTTCGCTGATTTATTGGGGCTGTGGCAAGGGTGATGAAATCCAAGTTTTGGGTGAATTTGATGCGGATAGTTGTCAGGAGTTAGCAATTACAGGACCTGCTAGTTTTAAACTTGGCAAGACCACTAAGCTATTGCCCGCGATCGCTTATTTTGTCGATCAATATCGTGAAGCACAGAGGGGGATGTATATCTTTCTCACCGATGGCAGGATTGATGATTTAGAAAAGGTCAAACTTTATACGAAGGAATTAGCTTTAGAGATCGCCGTTGGAAAGCGCAATTATTTGAAATTGATTTTGATTGGAATTGGTAATGATGTCGATCGCTATCAATTGCAAGAATTAGATGATTTTGATACGGGCTTAGACATCGATCTCTGGGATTACAAAATTGCGAGTGAAATGCATAATCTCACTCAGATTTTTGCAGAAGTAGTTAATGAAAATCAGATCATTGCCGAAAGTGCCTCCATTTATGACGATGCGGGCAATTGTGTCAAAGCCTATACCAAAGGTTTACCCGCTAAAGTTGACTTCGTGATGCGTGATGATTCGCAATGGTTTGAGCTAGAGGTCGGCAATCAGCGAATTCGTCAATCAGTGGTTTTAGGTGCAGTGGCGATCGCGCCTTTAGTAAAGAAACAACTATTCGACTTTGAGATTAAAGCAAGTGAAAGTCGGAATGCAGCTTTATTTGAAGATGGAAATGATGAAGAGTCAGAAGACGATCAGACATCGACTTCGCATCCTTGGTGGAAATGGTTGGCAGCAGTATTCATTGGTGCTGCCTTTATCGGAACAGTGATCGCCTTTGGTATTTTAATCAAGCGATCGGACGATACCAAACTTCAAAATCTCTCTACATCGACTGTCAATAAAGAAGCTGAGACTAATCCCTCAGCTACGAATAGAGTAAATTCTCAACCCTCTAATAATGTTGCTAAGAATAATGTTTCTAAATCGAATCTGAATAGTTCTAATCCTACCGATGATAGCTCTAACAACTCAAATAATAAGTTCCAGACTCTTGCCAGTAAAAGTGATCAGCAAAAGTCAGTTGCTGATAGTAGCACTACTTCTAGTAATAAGTCGCAGACTAGCGTCAGTAGTAACAATCAACAATTAGCGAAGACGTTCAATGATGTTCAGACTACAAAAGTTACTAGTTCGGTAGCTCCCTCTCCTAATGAGTTACAGTTAGATAAGTTAGATAGTAGTAATAAATCAGCAAGTAGCCCAGTCAGCAATTTTGTAAAAATGGCAGGCGAGTTATCTGAAAAGAATTCTCTTAACAATTTCCTAAAATTAAGCAGTACTAATTCCATTAATAATTCTCTAAAAGAATTAAATAATAGTCCTAGCAATCTTAATAATAATTTGGGGAAGCAACCAAGTGATAATCCTAGCAATAATGCTGAAAGCAATGCCGCTAGCAAATCGATAAATGATTCTAGCAAGAATTCTATTTCTACTAATAGTTCTAGTAATGGAAATAATACTAATTCGGCTAACAGCAATACTCGTAATAGCGATCGCAGTAATAGTGAGCGAAATATTAGTCCTTCGCTCTTGCCGATTACCAATCCTGACCTAGAGTTAACTATATTTTTCCCCTCCGATGAAGCGCAACTGATGCCACCTGAAGAAACCAAAATCGATAATTTCTGGTCAAAAATTCAGGGGCGACGCGGCATTATTCAAGTGAGTGGTCATACCGATAAAACGGGTGACTATGCCTATAATCTCGATCTTTCCCAAGCAAGGGCAAATGAAGTGGTGAGATTATTACGCGATCGTGGGCTTGATAATAATTACAAAATCACTTTTGAGGCTTTATCGTGGCTGCAACCTTCAAGAAAAAATAATACGGCGATCGATAATGCCTTTAATCGTCGAGTGGTTATCCAGTTTAAAGAGCAACGCTAA
- a CDS encoding glycoside hydrolase family 19 protein, whose amino-acid sequence MGTMKAKVATKLKIRPVNSSELTKPNETIDVPVGKTYGFDKFESADNGHLKVTLAANSGVYYVYPPHWDGLTPAQIVSKQQAEALFGNTITDPQLQDLNSCLVRYKITTAPRLRHFLSQIAHESGGLQYTEELADGSDYEGRDDLGNVNAGDGPKYKGAGVIQLTGRANYQAFSNAIADPKVMDGVNYVAAKYPFTSAGFWWDNNQMNALCDSGATVEQVTLRVNGGYNGLEDRQHYYQKACGIFA is encoded by the coding sequence ATGGGAACCATGAAGGCTAAGGTTGCAACCAAATTAAAAATACGTCCAGTAAATTCCTCAGAACTCACAAAACCTAACGAAACTATTGATGTTCCCGTAGGTAAAACCTATGGATTTGATAAATTTGAGTCTGCGGATAATGGACATCTAAAAGTGACATTGGCGGCTAATAGTGGAGTTTATTATGTATATCCTCCCCATTGGGATGGATTAACTCCTGCTCAAATTGTCAGTAAGCAGCAAGCGGAAGCTCTTTTTGGGAATACAATCACTGATCCCCAATTGCAAGACCTGAATTCCTGTTTAGTTCGCTACAAGATTACTACAGCTCCAAGACTGCGGCATTTCCTTAGTCAAATTGCCCATGAGTCGGGAGGGTTGCAATATACAGAAGAACTTGCCGATGGTTCTGATTATGAAGGTCGTGATGATTTGGGCAATGTCAATGCTGGCGATGGACCAAAGTATAAAGGGGCTGGTGTAATTCAGCTAACGGGACGCGCTAATTATCAGGCTTTTAGCAATGCGATCGCTGATCCCAAAGTTATGGATGGGGTTAATTATGTTGCTGCTAAATATCCATTTACGAGTGCAGGTTTTTGGTGGGACAACAATCAGATGAATGCGCTATGTGATAGTGGCGCAACTGTAGAGCAGGTAACGTTGAGAGTGAATGGTGGCTATAACGGTTTAGAAGATCGTCAACATTACTACCAAAAAGCTTGTGGCATTTTTGCCTAA
- a CDS encoding 5-(carboxyamino)imidazole ribonucleotide synthase, producing the protein MVTRQKIGVIGGGQLAWMMAIAAKGLGLHLAVQASSPDESAVPIADRVIYGKVADAIATAQLAEHCQVITFENEFVDLVALQELLDYQGDRQLLFLPKLETLAISVDKLNQRQHFRDHHIPTPEFYSVETETELLAAATKLNYPLVLKARRHGYDGKGTWVIANEIELQSAWESMHKAPAITEKFIPFESELAVIATRSESGAISIYPVVETLQTNQVCRRTVAPARIAPSIRQQVETIATQIVTTLDAIGVFGIEFFLTATGEISVNEIAPRTHNSGHYTIEGCHTSQFEQLLRVVSGMDLGDVAMVANVAVMVNLLGYEKATWTSSEKSIENSRYAEKLKAIANFPNTHIHWYNKTSSSVGRKLGHVTILAESHELAIDLSDRIESIWYGN; encoded by the coding sequence GTGGTTACTCGACAAAAAATCGGGGTGATTGGTGGTGGTCAACTGGCTTGGATGATGGCGATCGCTGCCAAAGGTCTAGGGCTACATCTCGCAGTGCAGGCATCCAGCCCCGACGAATCGGCAGTACCTATAGCCGATCGCGTGATTTATGGCAAAGTTGCCGATGCGATCGCTACTGCTCAGCTTGCGGAACATTGTCAGGTAATCACCTTTGAGAATGAATTTGTTGATCTCGTAGCTTTACAGGAATTGCTAGATTATCAAGGCGATCGCCAATTATTGTTCTTACCAAAATTAGAAACCTTAGCGATTTCCGTTGATAAGCTGAACCAACGCCAACATTTTCGCGATCACCATATTCCCACACCTGAATTTTATAGTGTAGAAACAGAAACAGAACTTTTAGCCGCAGCGACAAAACTAAATTATCCCTTAGTACTCAAAGCGAGAAGACATGGTTATGACGGCAAAGGTACTTGGGTAATTGCCAATGAAATAGAACTACAATCTGCTTGGGAAAGTATGCACAAAGCCCCTGCGATCACCGAAAAATTCATTCCCTTTGAAAGTGAACTGGCGGTTATAGCTACTCGTTCGGAATCTGGTGCAATTTCTATTTATCCTGTAGTCGAGACTCTGCAAACCAATCAAGTTTGTCGCCGTACAGTTGCGCCTGCTCGGATTGCACCAAGCATTCGCCAACAGGTAGAAACTATTGCTACCCAAATTGTCACGACTCTGGATGCGATCGGCGTATTTGGGATTGAGTTCTTTTTAACCGCAACAGGCGAAATCAGTGTGAATGAAATTGCTCCCCGCACGCACAATTCAGGACATTACACGATTGAAGGCTGTCACACTTCCCAATTTGAGCAGTTACTCCGTGTAGTTAGTGGAATGGATTTAGGCGATGTCGCAATGGTTGCGAATGTTGCGGTGATGGTCAATCTCTTAGGATATGAAAAGGCAACTTGGACAAGTTCTGAGAAATCTATTGAGAATTCTCGCTATGCCGAGAAGCTCAAAGCAATCGCCAATTTCCCAAATACTCACATTCATTGGTACAACAAAACTAGTTCTTCGGTTGGGCGCAAACTCGGTCATGTCACAATTTTGGCAGAGAGTCATGAACTTGCCATTGATCTTAGCGATCGCATTGAAAGCATCTGGTACGGTAATTAA